One Amycolatopsis thermophila DNA segment encodes these proteins:
- a CDS encoding haloalkane dehalogenase — translation MRLLRTPEDRFTDLPDFDHPPLYCDLESDHDGIVRISYVEAGPFDGPVVLLLHGEPSWSFLYRKVLPVLADAGIRAIAPDLIGFGRSDKPVDAADHTYARHVEWIRSFALDALDLRDVTLVGQDWGGLIGLRVVAENPDRFARVVAANTGLPTGDQDMPREWWAFHDAVQNAPVLDIGRFVQSGCRTKLSDAERAAYDAPFPNEMYKAGPRAMPGLVPTSPDDPASEANRRAWSVLSDSDIPLLCAFGDSDPITGPMAAVLRRTMKGAAGQDHRTLENAGHFLQEDKGEELGGIIARFVTG, via the coding sequence GTGCGCCTGCTGAGGACTCCCGAAGACCGGTTCACCGACCTCCCCGACTTCGACCACCCGCCGCTCTACTGCGACCTGGAGAGCGACCACGACGGCATCGTCCGGATCTCCTACGTGGAGGCCGGCCCGTTCGACGGTCCCGTCGTGCTGCTCCTGCACGGCGAGCCCAGCTGGTCGTTCCTCTACCGCAAGGTGCTGCCCGTGCTGGCCGACGCCGGCATCAGAGCGATCGCGCCCGACCTGATCGGCTTCGGCCGCTCCGACAAACCGGTCGACGCCGCCGACCACACCTACGCCCGGCACGTCGAGTGGATCCGCTCGTTCGCGCTGGACGCGCTCGACCTGCGGGACGTCACGCTGGTCGGCCAGGACTGGGGCGGCCTGATCGGGCTGCGCGTGGTCGCCGAGAACCCGGACCGCTTCGCGCGGGTGGTCGCGGCCAACACCGGCCTGCCCACCGGCGACCAGGACATGCCGCGCGAGTGGTGGGCCTTCCACGACGCCGTGCAGAACGCGCCGGTGCTCGACATCGGCCGGTTCGTGCAGTCCGGCTGCCGCACCAAGCTGAGCGACGCCGAACGCGCGGCCTACGACGCGCCGTTCCCCAACGAGATGTACAAGGCCGGCCCGCGCGCGATGCCCGGGCTGGTGCCGACCAGCCCCGACGACCCGGCGAGCGAGGCGAACCGGCGCGCGTGGTCGGTACTGTCCGACTCGGACATCCCGCTGCTGTGCGCCTTCGGCGACAGCGACCCGATCACCGGTCCGATGGCGGCGGTCCTGCGGCGCACGATGAAGGGCGCGGCCGGCCAGGACCACCGCACCCTGGAGAACGCCGGGCACTTCCTGCAGGAGGACAAGGGCGAGGAGCTGGGCGGCATCATCGCGCGCTTCGTCACCGGCTGA
- a CDS encoding maleate cis-trans isomerase family protein translates to MAADPFEITLPVQTGIGVIAPFDFALDRELWRWVPEHACLHTTRLPYLPEPVTVQLAEALADPHGVRRATRDLLVPEPEVVAYACTSGSFVDGAAGEAALVAAMLDAGAPRAITTSGAMVSALEALGARRVAVVTPYVDAVTGRLLSFLAEYGITATASIGLNMLGGIWKTTYAHVLAAVAELDTAGADALFVSCTNVPTFDVIEPLRRRLGIPVLTANQVTMWSALRAAGLPDPAAPVVPVGLPRPA, encoded by the coding sequence ATGGCCGCTGATCCATTCGAGATCACCCTGCCGGTCCAGACCGGGATCGGCGTGATCGCGCCGTTCGACTTCGCCCTCGACCGCGAACTGTGGCGGTGGGTGCCCGAGCACGCGTGCCTGCACACGACCCGCCTGCCCTACCTGCCCGAGCCGGTCACCGTGCAGCTGGCGGAGGCGCTGGCCGACCCGCACGGTGTCCGCCGCGCCACCCGCGACCTGCTGGTGCCCGAACCGGAGGTCGTCGCCTACGCGTGCACGTCGGGCAGTTTCGTCGACGGCGCCGCGGGCGAGGCCGCGCTGGTGGCGGCGATGCTCGATGCCGGCGCGCCCCGCGCGATCACCACCTCCGGCGCGATGGTGAGCGCGCTGGAGGCCCTGGGCGCGCGCCGGGTCGCGGTCGTGACGCCGTACGTGGACGCGGTGACCGGCCGTCTGCTGTCGTTCCTCGCCGAGTACGGGATCACCGCGACCGCGAGCATCGGGCTGAACATGCTGGGCGGGATCTGGAAGACGACCTACGCGCACGTGCTGGCCGCGGTGGCGGAACTGGACACCGCCGGCGCCGACGCGTTGTTCGTGAGCTGCACGAACGTGCCGACGTTCGACGTGATCGAGCCGCTGCGGCGACGGCTGGGCATCCCGGTGCTCACCGCGAACCAGGTGACCATGTGGTCGGCACTGCGCGCGGCGGGCCTGCCCGATCCGGCGGCCCCGGTCGTGCCGGTGGGGCTGCCGCGCCCGGCGTGA
- the serS gene encoding serine--tRNA ligase — MHDPRQLLDPDVDAAAKLRRRGYVLDTDHLGKLVSRRSSVIGEGDQARAESKKAAAEVGAAAKRGEDVTALRERARELKNRISRLEEEQREVEAELNEFLLGIPNLPLDEIPDGATEEFAEEVRRVGTPPEFGFEPLDHVDLGERAGFLDLTRATKLSGPRFAVFKGAGSRLQRALAQFFLDIHTGEHGYTEFSLPSLVTRQTMTGTGQLPKFEEDLFRTGVAERELFLIPTAEVPLVNLHAGEILPLEDLPLRYTAHTPCFRSEAGSYGKDTRGLIRQHEFSKVELVQFVEEERSREALDEILAHAEAPLQRLGLPYRVIKLAAGDTGFSAQITFDIEVWLPSQGTYREISSASDTGVFQARRANIRGKGKDGKRAQIATLNASGLPIGRTLVAVLENNQQADGSIRIPEALVPYTRFEVINPDGSTS, encoded by the coding sequence ATGCACGACCCCCGCCAGCTGCTCGACCCCGATGTGGACGCGGCCGCCAAGCTGCGCCGTCGCGGTTACGTGCTCGACACCGACCACCTGGGCAAGCTGGTGAGCAGGCGGTCCTCCGTGATCGGCGAGGGCGACCAGGCGCGGGCCGAGTCGAAGAAGGCCGCCGCCGAGGTCGGCGCCGCCGCCAAGCGCGGCGAGGACGTCACGGCGCTGCGCGAGCGGGCGCGTGAGCTGAAGAACCGGATCAGCCGGCTCGAGGAGGAGCAGCGCGAGGTCGAGGCGGAGCTCAACGAGTTCCTGCTCGGCATCCCGAACCTGCCGCTCGACGAGATCCCGGACGGCGCCACCGAGGAGTTCGCCGAAGAGGTGCGCCGCGTCGGCACGCCGCCCGAGTTCGGCTTCGAGCCGCTGGACCACGTCGACCTCGGCGAGCGCGCCGGGTTCCTGGACCTGACCCGGGCGACCAAGCTGTCCGGGCCGCGGTTCGCGGTGTTCAAGGGCGCCGGATCGCGCCTGCAGCGGGCGCTGGCGCAGTTCTTCCTGGACATCCACACCGGCGAGCACGGCTACACCGAGTTCAGCCTGCCGTCGCTGGTCACCCGGCAGACCATGACCGGCACCGGGCAGCTGCCGAAGTTCGAAGAGGACCTGTTCCGCACCGGTGTCGCCGAGCGCGAGCTGTTCCTCATCCCGACCGCCGAGGTGCCGCTGGTCAACCTGCACGCGGGCGAGATCCTGCCGCTGGAGGACCTGCCGCTGCGGTACACCGCGCACACGCCGTGCTTCCGTTCCGAGGCCGGCTCGTACGGCAAGGACACGCGCGGCCTGATCCGGCAGCACGAGTTCTCCAAGGTCGAGCTGGTGCAGTTCGTCGAGGAGGAGCGGTCGCGCGAGGCGCTGGACGAGATCCTGGCGCACGCGGAGGCGCCCCTGCAGCGGCTCGGCCTGCCGTACCGGGTGATCAAGCTGGCGGCCGGTGACACCGGGTTCTCGGCGCAGATCACCTTCGACATCGAGGTGTGGCTGCCCAGCCAGGGCACCTACCGGGAGATCTCGAGCGCCTCCGACACGGGCGTGTTCCAGGCCCGGCGGGCGAACATCCGCGGCAAGGGCAAGGACGGCAAGCGCGCCCAGATCGCGACGCTGAACGCGTCCGGGCTGCCGATCGGGCGCACGCTGGTGGCCGTGCTGGAGAACAACCAGCAGGCCGACGGGTCGATCCGCATCCCCGAGGCGCTGGTGCCGTACACGCGTTTCGAGGTCATCAACCCGGACGGCAGCACTTCCTGA
- a CDS encoding DUF3558 family protein, whose product MRWRIAAVVAAAGLASACTTTVAGTPQPAPGRVTVAPASSTDPCTLLTTDEAADLGLGPGTPIPGQPKQRVPPGCDWKSLDPAASLDDSLQAYYGTDQTMAEYFASRPVGEEELGGITWQHYSSIMGDWLCNLAVELGETEFVVITSQNLGDPGKSCTVAERAAPVVAGHLPQR is encoded by the coding sequence GTGAGGTGGCGGATCGCCGCGGTGGTGGCCGCGGCCGGCCTGGCCAGTGCCTGTACGACCACGGTCGCCGGGACACCGCAGCCGGCGCCGGGGCGGGTGACCGTCGCGCCGGCGAGCTCCACCGACCCGTGCACCCTGCTGACCACCGACGAAGCCGCCGACCTCGGCCTGGGCCCCGGCACGCCGATCCCCGGCCAGCCCAAGCAGCGGGTGCCACCGGGCTGCGACTGGAAGTCGCTCGACCCCGCCGCGAGCCTCGACGACTCCCTGCAGGCCTACTACGGCACCGACCAGACGATGGCGGAGTACTTCGCCTCCCGGCCGGTCGGCGAGGAGGAGCTGGGCGGCATCACCTGGCAGCACTACTCGTCGATCATGGGCGACTGGCTGTGCAACCTGGCGGTCGAGCTCGGCGAGACGGAGTTCGTCGTCATCACGAGCCAGAACCTGGGCGACCCGGGCAAGTCGTGCACGGTCGCCGAACGCGCCGCGCCCGTGGTCGCCGGGCACCTG
- a CDS encoding PRC and DUF2382 domain-containing protein, producing MTGTMRPEELMENAVVDNHGRKIGKVGTVYVADDTQQPEWVTVRTGMFGHKESFVPLQGATMDRDGVHVQVSKEKVSEAPQTDGDRHLSEQESAELYRFYDMPAPRGSRENRGTTGNQPPKPQPGKPGRRGTAGESMTRSEERLNVGTERVETGRVRLRKYTVTEEQQVKVPVTHEEVRLEREPITDGDRTGARIADEEQEVTLHEERPKVEKETVPVEKVRLAKETVRDEETVSGQVRKERVEIDEDGKGRHRNR from the coding sequence ATGACTGGCACCATGCGTCCGGAAGAACTCATGGAGAACGCGGTCGTGGACAACCACGGCCGCAAGATCGGGAAGGTCGGCACCGTCTACGTCGCCGACGACACGCAGCAGCCGGAGTGGGTCACGGTCCGCACCGGGATGTTCGGGCACAAGGAAAGTTTCGTGCCGCTGCAGGGCGCCACGATGGACCGCGACGGCGTGCACGTCCAGGTGTCCAAGGAAAAGGTGTCCGAGGCACCGCAGACGGACGGCGACCGGCATCTGTCCGAACAGGAAAGTGCCGAGCTGTACCGGTTCTACGACATGCCCGCGCCCCGCGGCAGCCGGGAGAACCGCGGCACCACGGGCAACCAGCCGCCGAAGCCACAGCCCGGCAAGCCCGGCAGGCGCGGCACCGCGGGTGAGTCGATGACCCGCTCGGAGGAGCGGCTCAACGTCGGCACCGAGCGCGTCGAGACCGGCCGCGTCCGGCTGCGCAAGTACACCGTCACCGAGGAGCAGCAGGTCAAGGTCCCGGTGACGCACGAAGAGGTGCGGCTGGAACGCGAACCGATCACCGATGGCGACCGCACCGGCGCCCGCATCGCCGACGAGGAGCAGGAAGTCACCCTCCACGAGGAGCGCCCGAAGGTCGAGAAGGAGACCGTCCCGGTGGAGAAGGTGCGGCTGGCCAAGGAAACCGTCCGTGACGAGGAGACCGTCTCCGGCCAGGTCCGCAAGGAACGCGTCGAGATCGACGAGGACGGCAAGGGCCGGCACCGCAACCGCTGA
- a CDS encoding DUF350 domain-containing protein gives MTHTLALSNTFGSDLVRGIGAILLYGVIGLLLMLVGFYAIDWTTPGKLSTLVRNGLPNAVIVTGSGMLSMAFIVVVAIFNSASDLTEGLITSLVYGLLGIVVQVLAVRLLEWSTRIDMRATMESRTFAPASIVVAAAHLALGLVVAVSIS, from the coding sequence CCACACCCTCGCGCTGTCGAACACGTTCGGCTCCGATCTCGTGCGCGGGATCGGTGCGATCCTGCTGTACGGCGTGATCGGGCTGCTGCTGATGCTGGTCGGGTTCTACGCGATCGACTGGACCACGCCCGGCAAGCTGTCCACCCTGGTGCGCAACGGGCTGCCGAACGCGGTGATCGTCACCGGCTCCGGGATGCTGTCGATGGCGTTCATCGTGGTCGTGGCGATCTTCAACTCGGCCAGCGACCTCACCGAGGGGCTGATCACCTCCCTGGTCTACGGCCTGCTCGGCATCGTCGTGCAGGTACTGGCGGTGCGGCTGCTGGAGTGGTCGACCCGGATCGACATGCGGGCCACCATGGAGAGCCGGACGTTCGCGCCGGCGAGCATCGTGGTCGCGGCCGCGCACCTGGCGCTGGGTCTCGTCGTCGCGGTCTCGATCAGCTGA